One region of Pseudomonadota bacterium genomic DNA includes:
- the priA gene encoding primosomal protein N' encodes MAVPVPVRRLFTYRVPDAWRDRVRPGCRVAVSFAGRKLVGYVTESAQTAPAGAKVKEIVAVLDPSPIFPRELLAFLRNAAAYYLHPLGEVLRSAAPALDTKSVRVLRGARFLDQKETLPGRSVARRRVLVVRRQPLQGDCPKLGAKQRRVFDLLGQRPEWSLPELREHVANVRAVVRALEAKGLVSSQERELVVDPYFAAPVPAERPVVPNAAQQRAISRLRSRLGGGPATFLLHGVTGSGKTEVYLQVIAGARALGLGVLMLVPEIALTPQLVGRFRARFGDGIAVLHSGLGQRQRADAWHSLHAARVGIAIGARSAVFAPVPKLGLVIVDEEHDASFKQEDGFRYHGRDMALLRSHRAGAVCVLGSATPSLESYYLSERGKFTLLELPERATAQPLPKVQIVDLGRNRSGPSGHPLLTGPLHRALESCLAQQGQAILFLNRRGFSPAVRCAACRRVMVCPACSVALTEHREQASLRCHYCDFGTPNTRCLACKHPQLLPLGAGTERLQAALSETFAPATVARLDRDTAQKGGLESVLRRLRRREIDILIGTQMVTKGHDMPGVTLVGIVLADQSLAFPDFRASERTFQLLAQVAGRSGRGERAGTVLLQTFQPQHLAVRLAAAHDFASFYRGELALRRELGYPPLTRLAAVRTDAGDEKRARAAADILAKLARAQQAVLTGAVRVLGPAPAPLQRLRGRYRYRLLLRASDRGLLRSVVVRLNARIEQGLTPARATIDIDPVSML; translated from the coding sequence GTGGCCGTGCCAGTCCCCGTGCGCCGCCTGTTCACCTATCGCGTGCCGGATGCTTGGCGCGATCGCGTGCGACCCGGATGCCGTGTGGCGGTTTCCTTCGCTGGACGCAAGCTCGTGGGCTACGTGACGGAATCCGCACAGACCGCACCGGCAGGTGCCAAGGTCAAAGAGATCGTGGCCGTCCTGGACCCGAGCCCGATCTTTCCCAGGGAGCTGCTAGCGTTTCTGAGGAACGCCGCGGCCTACTATCTTCATCCGCTCGGCGAGGTTTTGCGAAGCGCCGCGCCTGCACTCGACACGAAGTCGGTGCGGGTGCTGCGAGGCGCGCGCTTCCTTGACCAAAAGGAAACGCTGCCGGGCCGCAGCGTCGCTCGCCGCCGGGTGCTCGTGGTTCGCAGGCAGCCCTTACAAGGTGACTGCCCGAAGCTGGGAGCCAAGCAACGGCGCGTGTTCGATCTGCTGGGCCAGCGTCCAGAGTGGAGCCTGCCGGAGCTACGCGAGCATGTCGCGAATGTCAGGGCTGTGGTGCGAGCTCTCGAAGCCAAGGGTCTCGTTAGCAGCCAGGAGCGCGAACTGGTGGTAGACCCCTACTTCGCCGCGCCGGTGCCGGCCGAGCGGCCGGTCGTCCCCAACGCCGCACAACAACGCGCCATCTCGCGACTCCGATCGCGTCTCGGCGGGGGTCCGGCCACGTTCCTGCTGCACGGCGTCACCGGATCGGGCAAGACCGAGGTCTACCTGCAGGTGATCGCCGGCGCACGAGCGCTCGGCTTGGGCGTGCTGATGCTCGTGCCGGAAATCGCGCTCACGCCGCAGCTCGTCGGGCGCTTCAGGGCACGCTTTGGAGACGGCATTGCCGTACTGCACAGCGGCCTAGGCCAACGCCAGCGCGCCGATGCTTGGCATAGCCTGCACGCGGCGCGTGTAGGCATCGCGATCGGCGCACGTTCCGCGGTCTTTGCCCCAGTGCCCAAGCTCGGTCTGGTGATTGTGGACGAGGAGCACGATGCGTCGTTCAAGCAGGAGGACGGGTTCCGCTATCACGGGCGGGACATGGCGCTGCTGCGCAGCCATCGAGCCGGAGCGGTGTGTGTGCTCGGAAGCGCGACTCCGTCGCTTGAGAGCTATTATCTCAGCGAGCGTGGCAAGTTCACGCTGCTTGAGCTGCCCGAACGTGCCACGGCGCAACCGCTGCCCAAGGTGCAGATCGTGGACCTCGGGCGCAACCGTTCGGGTCCATCCGGCCATCCGCTGCTCACGGGCCCGCTGCACCGTGCCCTTGAAAGCTGCCTGGCACAGCAGGGGCAAGCCATCCTGTTCCTGAACCGCCGAGGGTTCTCGCCCGCGGTACGCTGCGCGGCCTGCCGGCGCGTCATGGTCTGCCCTGCCTGTAGCGTGGCGCTGACCGAGCACCGCGAGCAGGCCTCGCTTCGCTGCCACTACTGTGACTTCGGCACGCCCAATACGCGCTGTTTGGCATGCAAGCACCCGCAACTCCTGCCGCTCGGGGCCGGCACCGAACGGCTACAAGCCGCGCTCAGCGAAACGTTTGCCCCGGCCACGGTTGCCAGGCTCGATCGCGACACAGCGCAAAAGGGCGGCCTCGAGAGCGTCCTGAGGCGCCTGCGCCGGCGGGAAATCGACATTCTAATCGGCACCCAGATGGTGACGAAGGGTCACGACATGCCTGGCGTCACGCTGGTAGGCATCGTGCTGGCGGATCAGTCTCTGGCCTTTCCGGATTTCAGGGCCAGCGAACGCACGTTCCAGCTGCTGGCACAGGTCGCCGGCCGTTCGGGCCGTGGTGAGCGTGCCGGAACTGTTCTGCTTCAGACCTTTCAGCCACAGCATCTCGCGGTGCGCTTGGCGGCGGCTCACGACTTCGCGAGCTTCTACCGTGGGGAGCTCGCCCTGCGGCGGGAGCTCGGCTACCCGCCCCTGACCCGGCTTGCCGCGGTACGTACCGATGCCGGAGACGAGAAACGAGCACGAGCGGCAGCCGACATACTGGCCAAACTCGCGAGAGCGCAGCAGGCGGTGCTCACCGGCGCGGTGCGTGTGCTCGGTCCCGCGCCCGCGCCGCTCCAGCGCCTGCGGGGACGCTACCGCTATCGTCTTCTGTTGCGGGCCAGCGACCGCGGGCTGTTGCGCTCGGTCGTCGTCCGATTGAACGCGCGCATCGAACAGGGCCTAACACCGGCGCGCGCGACGATCGACATCGATCCGGTCTCGATGCTCTAG
- a CDS encoding amino acid permease: protein MVTQSCYFRAVVLGCRLLFMAGDQQAERRVGLLGATGVGVGAIVGGGILVLAGVAFQTAGPGAIFAFGLNGFIAVLTALSFAEMSTAFPESGGAYTFAKKVLSVRAAFAVGWVLWFAYIVAGVLYALGFAEYASVMLVDLVSLGGDAPDWLASRQIVLLLAFAATGCYTLSLIRSNAGGGYWATAGKVVLFVVLVGAGLWALAKAPAGLIERSTRPWLPTGGVGLLSAMGFTFIALQGFDLIAAIAGEVKQPRRVIPRAMLLSLAAALLIYLPLLLITSTVGRDPHSTIVQMATEHPETLMAESVGNYLGRVGYWLVSVAAVLSTLSALAANLLAASRVALSMARDRTLPVVLARLSPERRTPAGAVVASALTLVAILIMVPDLASAGAAASLIFLVSFALVHLTAYLARRRGGGAPDAYQTPWFPVLPAVGGVACLALAVFQAVKVPSAGEITALWLALGGMLYYSLFSTRAEAVDAYSQAADPGLVRLRGRSPLVLVPVANPESAPAMVQVAAALAPPSFGRVLLLSVLRRSDRVSHVGEPQPFTLGQEISRAIGASFEAGHEPETLITVADDPWAEIARVASEHRCESLFLGLSRLHDTGSGDVLQAAALERLLNKVRMDVAILRAPPGFRPTEARRILVPIGGKSEHDILRARLLGGLCRGTDREVVFLRVLPSGSSEERLARSRSELQGFAEEEAPPATASAEIEVADDVVEGVVRRAAEADIVILGLQRHRGQRLFGEVALRIATRTEVATIMLSHERRA from the coding sequence ATGGTCACGCAATCGTGCTATTTCCGTGCCGTTGTACTAGGCTGCCGGCTCTTATTCATGGCTGGTGACCAGCAAGCGGAACGTCGGGTTGGGTTGCTGGGCGCCACGGGCGTCGGCGTCGGCGCCATCGTGGGGGGCGGCATCTTGGTCTTGGCCGGCGTGGCATTCCAAACCGCGGGCCCCGGCGCCATCTTCGCGTTCGGGCTCAACGGCTTCATCGCGGTGCTGACCGCGCTCAGCTTCGCCGAGATGTCCACGGCGTTTCCCGAGTCCGGCGGCGCCTACACCTTCGCGAAGAAGGTCCTGTCGGTACGGGCCGCCTTTGCCGTGGGCTGGGTGTTGTGGTTTGCGTACATCGTAGCAGGTGTGCTCTATGCGCTCGGCTTCGCCGAGTACGCCTCGGTGATGCTCGTCGACCTGGTGAGCCTCGGCGGCGATGCACCGGACTGGCTGGCCTCTCGCCAAATCGTCCTGCTCTTGGCGTTTGCTGCAACCGGCTGCTACACGCTTTCGCTGATTCGCTCGAACGCCGGCGGCGGCTATTGGGCAACCGCAGGCAAGGTGGTGCTCTTTGTGGTGCTGGTCGGCGCCGGATTGTGGGCTCTCGCAAAGGCGCCGGCAGGCCTCATCGAACGCAGCACCAGGCCCTGGCTGCCTACCGGGGGCGTGGGATTGCTGTCCGCCATGGGGTTCACCTTCATCGCACTGCAGGGCTTCGACCTGATTGCGGCTATCGCGGGCGAAGTCAAACAGCCGCGACGCGTGATTCCACGTGCGATGCTCCTGTCGCTCGCAGCGGCGCTGTTGATCTACCTGCCGCTGCTGCTGATCACGTCGACCGTGGGGCGGGACCCGCACAGCACGATCGTGCAGATGGCCACCGAGCATCCCGAAACGCTGATGGCCGAGAGCGTCGGCAACTACCTCGGTCGCGTTGGCTACTGGCTGGTGTCGGTGGCGGCGGTCCTTTCGACGCTGTCGGCGCTCGCGGCCAACCTGCTCGCCGCGTCCCGCGTTGCGCTGTCCATGGCCCGAGATCGGACCTTGCCTGTGGTGCTGGCGCGCTTGTCCCCAGAGCGAAGGACGCCTGCGGGAGCAGTGGTTGCGAGCGCGCTAACGCTCGTCGCGATCCTGATCATGGTGCCCGACCTGGCTTCGGCCGGAGCTGCCGCGAGCCTGATCTTCTTGGTTTCGTTCGCCTTGGTCCACCTTACGGCCTACCTGGCTCGCCGGCGGGGTGGCGGTGCGCCCGACGCCTACCAGACACCCTGGTTCCCTGTGCTGCCGGCGGTTGGAGGCGTGGCTTGCCTGGCCCTGGCGGTATTTCAGGCGGTAAAGGTGCCGAGCGCCGGCGAGATCACCGCGCTGTGGTTGGCCTTGGGAGGCATGCTCTATTACTCGCTGTTCTCCACTCGGGCCGAGGCCGTCGACGCGTACTCGCAGGCAGCAGATCCGGGCCTCGTGCGGCTGCGCGGCCGAAGCCCCCTGGTGCTGGTGCCCGTGGCAAACCCCGAGAGCGCGCCCGCGATGGTCCAGGTGGCCGCGGCGCTCGCCCCGCCGAGTTTTGGGCGGGTGCTCTTGTTGTCGGTGCTGCGCCGTTCGGACCGGGTCAGCCACGTGGGCGAGCCGCAGCCCTTCACCCTGGGTCAGGAGATCAGCAGAGCCATCGGCGCGTCCTTCGAGGCCGGTCACGAGCCCGAAACGCTGATCACCGTGGCGGACGATCCTTGGGCAGAAATCGCTCGGGTCGCTTCCGAGCATCGATGCGAGAGCCTATTCCTCGGCCTGTCGCGCTTGCATGACACCGGGAGCGGCGACGTGTTGCAGGCAGCGGCGCTCGAGCGCCTGCTCAACAAGGTACGCATGGATGTGGCTATTCTACGAGCACCACCCGGTTTTCGGCCGACCGAGGCACGCCGCATTCTGGTACCGATCGGAGGCAAGAGCGAGCACGACATCTTGCGGGCACGCCTGCTCGGCGGGCTGTGTCGCGGCACCGATCGCGAGGTCGTCTTTCTCCGCGTACTGCCGTCTGGCAGCAGCGAAGAGCGGCTGGCGCGCAGTCGCAGTGAGCTTCAGGGCTTTGCCGAGGAAGAGGCACCGCCCGCGACAGCGTCCGCCGAAATCGAGGTAGCCGACGACGTTGTCGAGGGCGTGGTTCGGCGTGCTGCCGAAGCCGATATCGTGATCCTGGGCCTGCAGCGGCATCGAGGTCAGCGTCTGTTCGGCGAGGTCGCGTTGCGCATCGCCACCCGTACCGAGGTTGCGACTATCATGTTGAGCCACGAACGTCGCGCCTGA
- a CDS encoding membrane dipeptidase produces the protein MKGLLVLAAGCLAACSSQSRELRLLRENPLIDGHNDLPWRIQQRARGDIHALDIREPQPSLHTDIARLRAGGLGAQFWSVYVPTSLQGDAAVRATMEQIDIVHQMTAEYPDAFEPALTAADIERIHAKGKIASLIGMEGGHCINGSLGALRMFYRLGARYMTLTHSHNTPWADSCTDEPELGGLSAFGEEVVREMNRLGMLVDISHVSADTMRDVLRVSSVPVIFSHSSARALTDHPRNVPDDVLLQLKANAGVVMVTFVGSFVSEKVRLHSEKRKAERRRLAQLHGNDEERVKALLEQWSKDNPGPQALLSDVADHIDHIRKVAGVDHIGIGSDFDGTSHTPQGLDDVGHFVDLVRELMRRGYSDEQIGKILGRNVLRVMRAVEDASRP, from the coding sequence ATGAAAGGACTGCTCGTGTTGGCTGCAGGCTGCCTGGCCGCGTGCTCCAGCCAGAGCCGCGAGCTTCGCTTGCTGCGAGAGAATCCCCTGATCGACGGCCACAACGACCTGCCTTGGAGGATCCAGCAACGGGCGCGCGGAGACATCCACGCGCTCGACATCCGCGAGCCTCAACCGTCGCTCCACACCGACATCGCACGCCTGAGGGCCGGCGGACTAGGGGCGCAGTTCTGGTCCGTGTACGTGCCCACTTCGCTGCAAGGCGACGCAGCGGTGCGAGCCACCATGGAGCAGATCGACATCGTGCACCAAATGACGGCCGAGTACCCGGACGCCTTCGAGCCAGCGCTCACAGCCGCCGATATCGAGCGCATCCACGCCAAAGGCAAGATCGCCTCGCTGATAGGCATGGAGGGCGGTCACTGCATCAACGGTTCGCTCGGCGCACTCCGGATGTTCTACCGGCTGGGGGCTCGCTACATGACACTCACCCACAGCCACAACACGCCCTGGGCCGACTCCTGTACCGACGAGCCCGAGCTCGGGGGGCTTAGTGCTTTCGGTGAGGAAGTCGTCCGAGAAATGAACCGTCTCGGCATGCTCGTCGACATCTCGCACGTGTCGGCCGATACGATGCGCGACGTGCTGCGCGTGTCGAGCGTGCCGGTCATCTTCTCCCACTCCTCGGCCCGTGCGCTCACGGACCATCCGCGCAACGTACCCGACGATGTGCTCTTGCAGCTCAAGGCCAACGCTGGAGTCGTCATGGTGACCTTCGTCGGTAGCTTCGTTAGCGAGAAGGTCCGGCTGCACAGCGAGAAGCGCAAGGCCGAACGCCGGCGACTGGCACAGCTGCACGGAAACGACGAGGAGCGCGTCAAGGCGCTGCTCGAACAGTGGAGCAAGGACAACCCGGGTCCCCAAGCCCTGCTCAGCGACGTCGCCGATCACATCGACCACATCCGCAAGGTGGCCGGCGTCGACCACATCGGGATCGGCTCGGACTTCGATGGAACGAGCCACACTCCCCAAGGGCTCGACGACGTCGGCCATTTTGTCGACCTGGTTCGAGAGCTGATGCGACGCGGCTACAGCGATGAGCAGATCGGCAAGATCCTGGGACGCAACGTGCTGCGTGTCATGCGCGCGGTAGAGGACGCGTCACGCCCTTAG